A single region of the Ficedula albicollis isolate OC2 chromosome 11, FicAlb1.5, whole genome shotgun sequence genome encodes:
- the ADCY7 gene encoding adenylate cyclase type 7 isoform X1, which yields MPAKGKYFFNESDDCRISDPLYEKYRYTSQQHPLLLLLLFIAILFWTTLIIIFFVTAEAQSHLAFIIAVCAALAVFAVMYLLLCMESLFRRWLSLFGVMVWICFLTVGYVSLFEKGSDCQLWEQVPFFLFIIFTVYTMLPFGMRGAVIISVVSALSHIVVLTVVSLTSQENEESIPFQLLANAVIFLCGNFMGAFHKRQMQVASWDLYRYTLKCIQVRMKLKIEKRQQENLLLSILPAHISMEMKLAIIERLKETNDNRQMHDNNFHSLYVKRHQNVSILYADIVGFTRLASDCSPKELVVMLNELFGKFDQIAKENECMRIKILGDCYYCVSGLPVSLPVHARNCVKMGLDMCEAIKQVREATGVDINMRVGIHSGNVLCGVIGLRKWQYDVWSHDVSLANRMESAGVPGRVHITEATLNHLGKAYEVEEGNGHLRDPYLESMNIKTYLVVDPRSKQCLSSNHLPKTRVNDGLKMRASVRMTRYLESWGAARPFAHLSHRESVSSDSSSCQGRRRKEIPLCSTGRQRTSDRNSSQKGRIEEDIYDEMMSTIEGLSSTTPWCGRSDDFCGFSLIFAEPGLEKEYRTIPILKLKSYFVCASFVFLCIFVIQMLIMPKTAELGISFGVVAVIIMLVLFVCFAEKCLKCCSVQWPLLRHLCAVSEKVETMPFLRLPLAVITIAALLIIAIFNLATEKNKPANFTGSNDLNATTCTFGNTTHSCIEETYFAYCCILGFIACSVFLQMSFELKVLLLSIAVTVYLIIFNTLQHKDIYSNSTRFFIKEPRIMTNLYLVLFYITLVLLAKQIDYYCRLDCLWKNKFKKEHEQFETMENVNRLLLENVLPAHVAAYFIGEKRNEDWYHQSYDCVCVMFASVPDFKVFYTECDVNKEGLECLRLLNEIIADFDELLLKPKFSGVEKIKTIGSTYMAAAGLSVTPGQENNQDRERQHAHIGIMVEYGIALMSKLDGINRHSFNNFRLRVGINHGPVIAGVIGARKPQYDIWGNTVNVASRMESTGELGKIQVTEETSKILQELGYSCECRGLINVKGKGELRTYFVCTETAKFQGMGLN from the exons ATGCCAGCTAAAGGGAAATACTTCTTCAACGAGAGCGATGACTGCAGGATATCAGACCCGCTCTACGAGAAGTACCGCTACaccagccagcagcatcccctcctgctgctgctgctcttcattGCCATCCTCTTCTGGACTACTCTGATTATCATCTTCTTTGTAACTGCT gaAGCACAGTCCCACCTTGCCTTCATCATCgctgtgtgtgctgccctggctgtgtttgcagtcATGTACTTACTGCTGTGCATGGAATCCCTGTTTCGGAGGTGGCTGTCCTtgtttggagtgatggtttGGATCTGCTTCCTCACTGTGGGATATGTGTCTCTTTTTGAAAAAGGAAGTGATTgtcagctgtgggagcag GTGCCATTCTTTCTGTTCATAATCTTCACAGTGTATACCATGCTACCCTTTGGGATGAGAGGTGCTGTCATAATTAGTGTTGTTTCTGCTCTCTCCCATATTGTTGTTCTAACTGTGGTAAGTCTGACTTCTCAAGAAAATGAGGAATCCATTCCATTTCAG CTCCTTGCCAATGCTGTCATTTTCCTTTGTGGCAACTTCATGGGTGCATTTCACAAACGCCAAATGCAGGTTGCTTCATGGGATTTGTACAGATACACCTTAAAGTGCATTCAGGTCCGAATGAAGCTGAAGATTGAAAAGAGGCAACAA gaaaatttgcttttatccATTCTGCCTGCTCATATCTCTATGGAAATGAAGCTGGCAATTATTGAGCGACTGAAGGAGACTAATGATAACAGGCAAATGCATGACAACAACTTCCACAGCCTGTATGTAAAAAGGCACCAAAATGTTAG CATTCTTTATGCAGACATTGTAGGATTCACTCGCCTTGCCAGTGATTGCTCTCCTAAGGAACTTGTAGTGATGCTGAATGAACTCTTTGGAAAGTTTGATCAGATTGCAAAG GAGAATGAATGCATGAGAATAAAAATCCTGGGAGACTGTTACTACTGTGTCTCAGGCCTGCCTGTGTCCTTACCAGTTCATGCCAGGAACTGTGTTAAAATGGGGCTTGACATGTGTGAAGCAATAAA gcAGGTGAGAGAAGCCACGGGCGTGGACATCAACATGAGGGTTGGGATCCACTCCGGGAACGTGCTGTGCGGGGTCATCGGCCTGAGGAAATGGCAGTACGACGTGTGGTCGCACGATGTGTCGCTGGCCAACCGCATGGAGTCCGCCGGAGTGCCGGG CCGTGTGCACATCACTGAAGCAACATTAAATCACCTAGGCAAAGCTTATGAAGTAGAAGAAGGGAATGGACACCTGAGGGATCCTTACCTTGAATCCATGAATATCAAAACCTACTTAGTGGTCGATCCAAGA TCCAAGCAGTGCCTGTCAAGCAATCACCTCCCCAAGACGCGCGTGAACGACGGGCTGAAGATGCGCGCGTCCGTGCGCATGACGCGGTACCTGGAGTCCTGGGGAGCGGCGCGGCCCTTCGCCCACCTCAGCCACAGGGAGAGCGTCAGCAGCGactcctccagctgccagggcaggcgCAGGAAG GAAATACCTTTGTGTTCTACTGGACGCCAGAGAACTTCTGATAG AAATTCATCTCAGAAGGGAAGGATAGAGGAAGATATTTATGATGAAATGATGTCAACCATTGAAGGCCTCAGTTCAACTAC TCCGTGGTGTGGCAGATCAGATGACTTCTGTGGATTCTCACTGATCTTTGCAGAACCTGGTCTTGAAAAAGAG TATCGCACCATTCCTATTCTAAAACTCAAGAGTTACTTTGTGTGTGCCAGTTTTGTGTTCCTCTGTATATTTGTGATCCAGATGCTAATCATGCCAAA aACTGCAGAACTGGGAATTTCCTTTGGAGTTGTTGCAGTCATCATtatgcttgttttgtttgtgtgcttTGCTGAGAAATGTCTG AAGTGCTGCTCAGTTCAGTGGCCTCTCCTGCGCCATCTGTGTGCTGTCTCAGAAAAGGTGGAAACAATGCCTTTCCTTAGGCTGCCTTTAGCAGTCATCACTATAGCTGCCTTACTCATTATAGCCATTTTTAATTTG GCTACTGAAAAGAACAAGCCTGCCAACTTTACTGGATCAAATGACCTGAATGCTACCACCTGT ACTTTTGGAAACACAACTCATTCCTGCATAGAGGAAACT TATTTTGCTTACTGCTGTATATTGGGGTTCATTGCCTGCTCGGTATTTCTTCAAATGAGCTTCGAACTCAAAGTTCTCCTCCTGTCCATTGCTGTGACTGTCTACCTCATCATTTTTAACACCCTCCAGCACAAAGACATCTACAGCAACAGTACCAG gtttttcatCAAAGAGCCAAGGATAATGACTAATTTATATCTGGTTCTGTTTTACATAACCCTAGTTTTACTTGCAAAACAG ATTGATTATTACTGTCGACTGGATTGTCTGTGGAAgaataagtttaaaaaagaacatGAGCAATTTGAAACTATGGAGAATGTTAATAGGcttttgctggaaaatgtaCTTCCAGCACATGTTGCTGCATATTTCATTGGAGAAAAACGAAATGAG GACTGGTACCATCAATCCTATGACTGTGTCTGTGTCATGTTTGCATCAGTACCAGATTTTAAGGTGTTTTACACTGAATGTGATGTCAATAAAGAAGGCTTGGAATGCTTGAGGCTCTTAAATGAAATCATTGCTGATTTTGATGAG CTCTTGTTAAAACCTAAATTTAGTGGtgttgagaaaataaaaacaattggAAGCACTTATATGGCAGCAGCTGGTCTCAGTGTTACACCAGGCCAGGAGAACAATCAG gacagggaaaggcagcacGCTCACATTGGGATTATGGTGGAGTATGGAATTGCCCTGATGAGTAAACTGGATGGCATCAACCGACATTCCTTCAACAACTTCCGCCTGCGTGTTG GGATCAATCATGGCCCGGTGATTGCTGGTGTGATTGGAGCCCGGAAGCCTCAGTATGACATTTGGGGCAACACTGTTAATGTTGCCAGCCGAATGGAGAGCACGGGGGAGCTTGGCAAGATCCAG GTCACagaagaaacaagcaaaatacTACAGGAGCTGGGATACTCATGTGAATGTAGGGGACTCATTAATGTCAAAGGCAAGGGAGAACTGAGGACTTACTTTGTTTGCACTGAGACAGCCAAATTCCAAGGCATGGGACTGAACTGA
- the ADCY7 gene encoding adenylate cyclase type 7 isoform X2 — MPAKGKYFFNESDDCRISDPLYEKYRYTSQQHPLLLLLLFIAILFWTTLIIIFFVTAEAQSHLAFIIAVCAALAVFAVMYLLLCMESLFRRWLSLFGVMVWICFLTVGYVSLFEKGSDCQLWEQVPFFLFIIFTVYTMLPFGMRGAVIISVVSALSHIVVLTVVSLTSQENEESIPFQLLANAVIFLCGNFMGAFHKRQMQVASWDLYRYTLKCIQVRMKLKIEKRQQENLLLSILPAHISMEMKLAIIERLKETNDNRQMHDNNFHSLYVKRHQNVSILYADIVGFTRLASDCSPKELVVMLNELFGKFDQIAKENECMRIKILGDCYYCVSGLPVSLPVHARNCVKMGLDMCEAIKQVREATGVDINMRVGIHSGNVLCGVIGLRKWQYDVWSHDVSLANRMESAGVPGRVHITEATLNHLGKAYEVEEGNGHLRDPYLESMNIKTYLVVDPRSKQCLSSNHLPKTRVNDGLKMRASVRMTRYLESWGAARPFAHLSHRESVSSDSSSCQGRRRKEIPLCSTGRQRTSDSPWCGRSDDFCGFSLIFAEPGLEKEYRTIPILKLKSYFVCASFVFLCIFVIQMLIMPKTAELGISFGVVAVIIMLVLFVCFAEKCLKCCSVQWPLLRHLCAVSEKVETMPFLRLPLAVITIAALLIIAIFNLATEKNKPANFTGSNDLNATTCTFGNTTHSCIEETYFAYCCILGFIACSVFLQMSFELKVLLLSIAVTVYLIIFNTLQHKDIYSNSTRFFIKEPRIMTNLYLVLFYITLVLLAKQIDYYCRLDCLWKNKFKKEHEQFETMENVNRLLLENVLPAHVAAYFIGEKRNEDWYHQSYDCVCVMFASVPDFKVFYTECDVNKEGLECLRLLNEIIADFDELLLKPKFSGVEKIKTIGSTYMAAAGLSVTPGQENNQDRERQHAHIGIMVEYGIALMSKLDGINRHSFNNFRLRVGINHGPVIAGVIGARKPQYDIWGNTVNVASRMESTGELGKIQVTEETSKILQELGYSCECRGLINVKGKGELRTYFVCTETAKFQGMGLN, encoded by the exons ATGCCAGCTAAAGGGAAATACTTCTTCAACGAGAGCGATGACTGCAGGATATCAGACCCGCTCTACGAGAAGTACCGCTACaccagccagcagcatcccctcctgctgctgctgctcttcattGCCATCCTCTTCTGGACTACTCTGATTATCATCTTCTTTGTAACTGCT gaAGCACAGTCCCACCTTGCCTTCATCATCgctgtgtgtgctgccctggctgtgtttgcagtcATGTACTTACTGCTGTGCATGGAATCCCTGTTTCGGAGGTGGCTGTCCTtgtttggagtgatggtttGGATCTGCTTCCTCACTGTGGGATATGTGTCTCTTTTTGAAAAAGGAAGTGATTgtcagctgtgggagcag GTGCCATTCTTTCTGTTCATAATCTTCACAGTGTATACCATGCTACCCTTTGGGATGAGAGGTGCTGTCATAATTAGTGTTGTTTCTGCTCTCTCCCATATTGTTGTTCTAACTGTGGTAAGTCTGACTTCTCAAGAAAATGAGGAATCCATTCCATTTCAG CTCCTTGCCAATGCTGTCATTTTCCTTTGTGGCAACTTCATGGGTGCATTTCACAAACGCCAAATGCAGGTTGCTTCATGGGATTTGTACAGATACACCTTAAAGTGCATTCAGGTCCGAATGAAGCTGAAGATTGAAAAGAGGCAACAA gaaaatttgcttttatccATTCTGCCTGCTCATATCTCTATGGAAATGAAGCTGGCAATTATTGAGCGACTGAAGGAGACTAATGATAACAGGCAAATGCATGACAACAACTTCCACAGCCTGTATGTAAAAAGGCACCAAAATGTTAG CATTCTTTATGCAGACATTGTAGGATTCACTCGCCTTGCCAGTGATTGCTCTCCTAAGGAACTTGTAGTGATGCTGAATGAACTCTTTGGAAAGTTTGATCAGATTGCAAAG GAGAATGAATGCATGAGAATAAAAATCCTGGGAGACTGTTACTACTGTGTCTCAGGCCTGCCTGTGTCCTTACCAGTTCATGCCAGGAACTGTGTTAAAATGGGGCTTGACATGTGTGAAGCAATAAA gcAGGTGAGAGAAGCCACGGGCGTGGACATCAACATGAGGGTTGGGATCCACTCCGGGAACGTGCTGTGCGGGGTCATCGGCCTGAGGAAATGGCAGTACGACGTGTGGTCGCACGATGTGTCGCTGGCCAACCGCATGGAGTCCGCCGGAGTGCCGGG CCGTGTGCACATCACTGAAGCAACATTAAATCACCTAGGCAAAGCTTATGAAGTAGAAGAAGGGAATGGACACCTGAGGGATCCTTACCTTGAATCCATGAATATCAAAACCTACTTAGTGGTCGATCCAAGA TCCAAGCAGTGCCTGTCAAGCAATCACCTCCCCAAGACGCGCGTGAACGACGGGCTGAAGATGCGCGCGTCCGTGCGCATGACGCGGTACCTGGAGTCCTGGGGAGCGGCGCGGCCCTTCGCCCACCTCAGCCACAGGGAGAGCGTCAGCAGCGactcctccagctgccagggcaggcgCAGGAAG GAAATACCTTTGTGTTCTACTGGACGCCAGAGAACTTCTGATAG TCCGTGGTGTGGCAGATCAGATGACTTCTGTGGATTCTCACTGATCTTTGCAGAACCTGGTCTTGAAAAAGAG TATCGCACCATTCCTATTCTAAAACTCAAGAGTTACTTTGTGTGTGCCAGTTTTGTGTTCCTCTGTATATTTGTGATCCAGATGCTAATCATGCCAAA aACTGCAGAACTGGGAATTTCCTTTGGAGTTGTTGCAGTCATCATtatgcttgttttgtttgtgtgcttTGCTGAGAAATGTCTG AAGTGCTGCTCAGTTCAGTGGCCTCTCCTGCGCCATCTGTGTGCTGTCTCAGAAAAGGTGGAAACAATGCCTTTCCTTAGGCTGCCTTTAGCAGTCATCACTATAGCTGCCTTACTCATTATAGCCATTTTTAATTTG GCTACTGAAAAGAACAAGCCTGCCAACTTTACTGGATCAAATGACCTGAATGCTACCACCTGT ACTTTTGGAAACACAACTCATTCCTGCATAGAGGAAACT TATTTTGCTTACTGCTGTATATTGGGGTTCATTGCCTGCTCGGTATTTCTTCAAATGAGCTTCGAACTCAAAGTTCTCCTCCTGTCCATTGCTGTGACTGTCTACCTCATCATTTTTAACACCCTCCAGCACAAAGACATCTACAGCAACAGTACCAG gtttttcatCAAAGAGCCAAGGATAATGACTAATTTATATCTGGTTCTGTTTTACATAACCCTAGTTTTACTTGCAAAACAG ATTGATTATTACTGTCGACTGGATTGTCTGTGGAAgaataagtttaaaaaagaacatGAGCAATTTGAAACTATGGAGAATGTTAATAGGcttttgctggaaaatgtaCTTCCAGCACATGTTGCTGCATATTTCATTGGAGAAAAACGAAATGAG GACTGGTACCATCAATCCTATGACTGTGTCTGTGTCATGTTTGCATCAGTACCAGATTTTAAGGTGTTTTACACTGAATGTGATGTCAATAAAGAAGGCTTGGAATGCTTGAGGCTCTTAAATGAAATCATTGCTGATTTTGATGAG CTCTTGTTAAAACCTAAATTTAGTGGtgttgagaaaataaaaacaattggAAGCACTTATATGGCAGCAGCTGGTCTCAGTGTTACACCAGGCCAGGAGAACAATCAG gacagggaaaggcagcacGCTCACATTGGGATTATGGTGGAGTATGGAATTGCCCTGATGAGTAAACTGGATGGCATCAACCGACATTCCTTCAACAACTTCCGCCTGCGTGTTG GGATCAATCATGGCCCGGTGATTGCTGGTGTGATTGGAGCCCGGAAGCCTCAGTATGACATTTGGGGCAACACTGTTAATGTTGCCAGCCGAATGGAGAGCACGGGGGAGCTTGGCAAGATCCAG GTCACagaagaaacaagcaaaatacTACAGGAGCTGGGATACTCATGTGAATGTAGGGGACTCATTAATGTCAAAGGCAAGGGAGAACTGAGGACTTACTTTGTTTGCACTGAGACAGCCAAATTCCAAGGCATGGGACTGAACTGA